AGTTCCTTTAGAGGTAATAGTAAGAAATGTAGCAGCAGGAAGTATGGCAAAGAGATTAGGGGTTGAAGAAGGAACAGAATTAAAAACTACAATTTATGAAATATGCTATAAAAATGATGATTTAGGAGATCCACTTATAAATGATTATCATGCAGTGGCATTAGGACTAACTACTTTTGAGGAACTAGATAAGATATATAAAGCTACAGAAAAAATAAATAATTTGCTAAAAGAATTCTTTATAGAAAGAGGAATAAAGCTAATAGATTTTAAATTAGAGTTCGGAAGATTCCATGATGAAGTATTATTAGCAGATGAAATTTCTCCAGATACTTGCAGATTCTGGGATGCTAAAACTAACGAAAAACTAGACAAAGATAGATTTAGAAGAGATCTTGGCAACGTAAAAGGTGCTTACGAAGAAATAATGAGCAGAATAAAATAGGTAGCTGTTACCTGGACATTATCACCAGGTAGCTGTTGTCCATTAAGGAGGGGAACAACTTGTGCATGGAAGGCTTTAACCTAGAGGAAGACAAATTAAAAGAAGAGTGCGGTGTATTTGGAATATATTCAAATGAAATAGATGAAGAAATCAGCCATTTAACTTATTATGGACTATATGCTCTTCAGCATAGGGGACAAGAGAGCTGCGGTATATCAGTAAAAAGTGGAGAAAAAATTAAATGTTATAAAAATACAGGACTTGTAAGCGATGTTTTTAATAAGGAAAGTTTACAAAATTTAAAGGGAAATATATCTATAGGACATGTGAGATATTCTACAGCAGGGGGCGGTGGAAGTATAAATGCTCAGCCACTAGTTAGTAAATTTAAACTAGGATCTATTTCTATAGCTCATAACGGAAATCTTGTAAATGCAGATGTCATAAGAGAGCTTTTAGAGGAAACAGGATGTACATTTCAAACATCTATAGATACAGAGGTTATAATAAACCTTATTGCTAGAAGTTATAAAAAAGGTGTAGAAAGATCTATAGTTGATGCATTGAAATTCGTAAAAGGTTCATATGCAATGCTTTTAATGGCAGAGAATAAACTTATTGGTGCTAGAGATCCAAATGGTATAAGACCACTTTGTCTTGGAAAGATTGATGAAAAATATGTATTAAGTTCTGAAAGCTGTGCGTTAGATTCCATTGGAGCTGAATTTATAAGGGATGTAGAGCCAGGAGAAATAGTTATAATAGATGAAGAAGGAGTAAGAACAATAAAATTTGCAGAAAAAACAGGATGTGCAACTTGCTCTTTTGAATACATTTATTTTGCAAGACCTGACAGTGTAATTGACGGAGTTAATGTGTATGAATCAAGAATAAAGGCTGGAGAAATACTTTATAAAGAAAGTCCAGTGGATGCAGATGTAGTAATTGGTGTGCCGGATTCAGGAGTACCAGCAGCTATAGGATATTCAAAAGCTTCAGGAATACCTTATGCTATGGGAATTATTAAAAACAAATATATAGGGAGAACATTTATATCACCTACTCAGGAAATGAGAGAGAGAGATGTTTCTGTTAAACTAAATGTACTTAAGGTGAATGTAGAAGGAAAAAGAGTTATTATAATAGATGACTCAATAGTTAGAGGAACAACTAGTAAGAGACTAGTGAGTATACTTAGGAAAGCAGGAGCAAAAGAAGTTCACTTTAGAGTTTCATCTCCTCCGGTAAAGTTCCCATGCTATTTTGGAATTGACACTCCTTACAGAGAGGATTTAATAGGTTCATGCAGTAGCTTAGATGATATAAGAGTAAGAATAGGTGCAGACAGCCTAGAATACTTAAGTATAAATGGACTTTTAAAATCCCTAGGAAAAGATAAAGGGTATTGTCTAGGATGTTTTTCAGGAGAATATCCATTGTCAACGCCAAGTGAGGACTTTAGATAAATCCTAGTTTCCAGCCCAAATTGCTAGTGTTTATTGGAATGGATTTTGGATATTTATGATAAGTGTATGTGCTAAACAAAGTGTTTTAATAAAGAACATTGCAAATAAAATTTTTCTTGGGTTGGGTATTGTACATTGAACATAGGGGATTAGGAAATAAGGACAAATACAGTTGGAAATGTAGGAGGGAATATAAATGATAGATTATAAATCATCAGGAGTAAACATAAAAGAGGGATATAAAACTGTAAGTTTAATTAAGGAATACACTAAAAGAACTCAAAGCTCAAATGTTTTAAATGGCATAGGCAGCTTTGCAGGAATGTTTCAATTAAGTGGAGAATATAAAAATCCTGTTTTAGTATCTGGTACTGATGGTGTAGGTACAAAACTTGATATAGCTTTTAAAATGAATAAATATGACACTGTGGGCATTGACTGTGTAGCCATGAGTGTCAATGATATATTGTGCCATGGAGCAAAACCATTATTTTTTCTAGACTATATAGCTTGCGGAAGATTAGAATCAGATGTGGCAGCAGGGCTTGTTAAAGGGGTTGCAGAAGGTTGTATGCAATCAGAGTGTGCTTTAATTGGTGGAGAAACTGCTGAAATGCCAGGATTTTATGATGATGGAAAATATGATATAGCGGGTTTTGCTGTAGGAATAGTAGATAGAGATAAAATAATAGATGGCAGTACCATAAGTGAAGGAGATATACTAATTGGTATAGAATCTTCAGGAGTTCACAGCAATGGATATTCATTAGTTAGAAAAGCTATAAAGGATTTAAATGAAGATTTTCAGGGTAAGAAAATAGGGGATGTTTTATTGACACCTACTAATATATATGTAAAAACTGTTTTGGGACTTTTAAAGGAATTTAATATAAAGGGAATGAGCCACATAACTGGTGGTGGTTTCTATGAAAATATTCCTAGAATGTTTAAAGAGGATTTTACAGCAGTAGTAGATAAAAACAGCTTTAATGTACCTGATATATTCAAGCATTTAATGAGTCTTGGAGTAGAGGAAAAAGAGATGTTCAACACATTTAATATGGGCATAGGTTTTGTTCTATGTGTAAACAAGGAAGATGAACATAAAATTATAAACAAAATAAATGATTTTGGATTTAAGGCTTATAAAATAGGTCATGTAGAGCGTGGAGGCAAAGAAGTATGTTTAAAATAGCAGTACTTATATCCGGTGGAGGTACAAACCTCCAATCTATAATTGACAATATAGAAAATGGATACTTAAAAGACTGTGCTATAGAAATGATTATAAGCGATAGAGAAGGTGCTTATGGTTTAGAAAGAGGAAAAAAGAACGGAATTAAAACTTACTATGTAGACAGAAAAAAACATAAAGGAAAACTATCAGATGAAATATTAAAAATAGTAGATGGAAAAGTGGATTTAATAGTTTTGGCAGGATATCTTTCTATATTAAAAGGAGATATAATTAAAAAATTTAAAAACAAGATTATAAATATACATCCATCGCTAATACCAGCTTTTTGTGGAAATGATATGTACGGAATTAAAGTACATGAAAGGGCTTTAGAGTATGGAGTTAAGGTTTCAGGATGTACTGTTCATTTTGTAGATGAAGGCACAGATACAGGTCCAATAATACTTCAAAAGACAGTACCAGTGTACGGGGAAGATACACCAGAAGAACTTCAAAAAAGAGTGTTAGTTCAGGAGCACAAAGCACTACCAGAGGCAATCAAGTTGATTTCTCAAGGAAATATATCTATTCATGGCAAAAAACTTATTGTTAATGAATAATAAGGTACATGAAAATAAATAACAAGTCAAAGATACTAGTATATTTTGTGTAAGACAAGGAAATAGGTTCCGTTGCTAGTAAGACTATGGGCGGGTTCTGCAGACGCAGTATGACGCAAAATAGATTAGCATACTGACTTATTATTTATTTGAATGTGCGTAAAGGTAAATAGAAAAGAGGAGGAATAATTATGTTAAAAAGAGCTTTAATAAGTGTATTTGATAAAAGTGGCGTATTAGATTTAGCTAAATTTTTAGTAAATAGAGGAGTGGAAATAGTATCTACTGGGGGAACATATAGATATCTTAAGGAAAATGGAATAGACGTAATAGAAGTAAATCAAGTTACAGGTTTTGATGAGATATTAGATGGAAGAGTTAAAACTTTAAATCCATATATTCATGGAGGAATACTTGCTATAAGAGATAAAGAAAGTCATATGGAAACTATAAAGGAAAAAGGAATAACTCCAATAGATATGATAGTTGTAAATCTATATCCTTTCTTTAATAAAGTTCAAGAAGATTTAGCTTTTGAAGAAAAAGTAGAATTCATAGATATCGGCGGACCTACTATGTTAAGATCAGCAGCTAAAAACTTTAAAGATGTTATAGTTTTAACTAAAGTAGAAGACTACGGAAAAATAATAAATGAAATAGAAGAAAATGGTGATGTTTCTTTCCAAACTAGAAAAAGTCTAGCTGGAAAAGTATTTAATTTAACATCTGCTTATGATGCGGCTATAAGCAACTTCTTATTAGAGGAAGAATACCCAGAGTATTTATCTCTATCTTACAAAAAAATGATGGATTTAAGATATGGAGAAAATCCACATCAAACTTCAGCTTACTACGTATCCACTTATGAAAAAGGAGCCATGAAAAACTTCCAGCAGCTAAACGGAAAAGAATTGTCTTATAACAATATAAAAGATATGGATATAGCTTGGAAAACTGTATGGGAATTTGAGGAAATTGCTTGTTGTGGCTTAAAACATAACTCACCTTGTGGAGTAGCTATAGGAGAAACTGTTTGTGATGCATATAAGAAAGCTTATTCTTGTGATCCAGTATCTATATTTGGTGGTATAATAGCAGTCAATAGAACTTTAGATAAGGAAACTGCTGAGGAAATTGTAAAGATATTCTCAGAAATAGTAATAGCACCAGATTTTACTGAAGAAGCATTAGAAGTTCTTAAAACTAAAAAGAATTTAAGAGTTATAAAAGGTGAACAAGTGCCTAAGGATAAAGTAGAGTTAGTTAAAGTAGATGGAGGAATTTTAGTTCAAAGTGCTGACGACAAATTATTAAATGAAACTAAGGTAGTTACAGAAAAAACTCCTACAGAAGATGAAATGAAAGATTTAATATTTGCAATGAAAGTTGTTAAATACGTTAAATCCAATGCAATAGTAGTGGTTAAGGATAGAAAAGCTGTAGGTATAGCTGGAGGCCAAGTAAACAGAATATGGGCAGCTACACAGGCATTAGAAAGAGGAGAAGAAGGAGTAGTCTTAGCATCAGATGCATTCTTCCCATTTGGTGATGTAGTAGAAGAAGCAGCTAAGCACAATATAAAAGCTATAATTCAGCCAGGCGGATCTATAAAAGATCAAGCTTCAATAGATGAATGTAACAAAAATGGAATGTCTATGGTATTTACAGGAATGAGACACTTTAAACACTAAACGATATATTAGTGGGCTAGATATTAGTTGGCTAGAGGGCTAGATAATAGAGGGCTAGGGAAGGAGGATTTTCCTTCGCGATGCTACGGAAAATCTTTAAATTGAAAGTTTTTGAGAGTGAAGCGAGCAAAAACAACTTTACCTAGCCCCCTAGCCCTCTGACACTCTAGCCCACTTAATTGAGATAGTGTAAAGTGAAATATGAAAAAGCTAAGTTTAAAAATGTTTTGCCCGAAGGGCGCAGAATAATAAAATACTTTGTGATTTGAAGATGAAATAACGAATTTTAGGCATGACAAAAAATCCTTTTGAGTGAAGGAAAATTTTTGATATTAGTAATCTCTACATTGAGTTATTCACGTAGTGGTTAATAAATATCCCATATTTACTTTACAACTAAATTAAGCAGAATTTTCAGTTTGCATCTTTAATATTGTTTGTTGACCAAGGTAAATAAGTAATTGCCACTTAGCAGGCATATTGCCCGCATTAGTTAAAATATCTATCTCATTTAGTGGCTTCCAGTAGTTATAAGGATGAGGACGTAGAAAGTTATAATAGGCAACCCAAAGGGAAACGCCATAAAGTGCACCATTCTCGCTTCCATAACCGCAGGTAACGCGATAAGAAGACTTGAAGGTGCGGTTAAGCCGTTCTACTACTTGCTTTACCCAACGAAATTCGGTGGATACAGCATCATTATTGGTGAGTCCGATAACTTGAGTAACATCAAAGTCCCAGCCATTAACGAGTTTACACTGCTGACTTGCAAGAGGGTAGGCACTATAGCCATCTGCAATGAATTTTAAGGCTTTATTAGGGAAGTTTTTAAACTTCTCAAAAGCCATACGCATAGCGAGGATACATGGACCTACAGCACGAGTATCGGATACTTGGTAGCCAAGAATAGACTTTTTACAAGCATCCATGATAATCCAAACATAATGCTTTATGCCTTTTACCTTAATGTATGTTTCATCAGCAGAAAGGATGTTAGAAGGATTATAGTCAAAAGTATCTACAAATGGCTTTATAACTGCGGCAGCAGTCATAGCATAATTAGCAATCATTGTATGTGAAATCTTTATACCATGTACTTCCTCCAAGGCATGTGCTGTCTGCCTAGTAGATAGCTTAAGATTAACGTGATAAGTAAGGCAAAGCCCCATAATGTGGGCATTGAACTTCTTATACTTAAAGTTAATTGCTCTAGAAGGAAGTTCATGTAAGTCCATTTTGAAGAAATCTATGGTGAACTCACGATAGATGTAGTGGAGCTTGTACTTGTGTTTATCAGCGTCACTTAAGTCTTTAGGCAGTTTGTCTAAGTTCTTGCGGTAGTAGGAACACTTAGGATTAACACATTTATGTATTCTAAAATGCTTACGATCTTTCTTTGGAGAAAGAGTTTGTCCGCAATAAGGACAACTAAATACTATAGGTTTAGTAGTGTGGTTACTTTCATTAAAATTTTGACCACAAACCTTGCACTGGTATTGACCTCTAGAGCCATTATTATCGTAGATATACTGGTGAGGGGCACCGCATTTAGGACATAGGATATTTTCAGGGACGGACTTCCCATTACGTCTCTGAACAGGTTTGGTTAGTTTATTATATTTATGTTTATAGTAAGCTAAAAGAAGTTGATAGTCTACCTTTTCAAAACGAACAATTTTAGGTAGTTTATCCACTTTGAATTTTTGATATTCGGGACTATGTGAATCCTCAAAAGCCCACTGCTTAAGAGGAATGTATTTACAAATAAACATAAGTAATTGATAAATTATTTTTAAAAGATATTGATTATAGGAAATTAAATAAGTTATAATTGAATCCATAGCAATGACATCCTTTCATGTTATTTTTGTGTTTTGGCGATTCAATTATAGCATAAAAAAGGGGGTCATTGTTTTTTTATTTAAAAAACTCTGTAACCCTTGATATATAAAGAAATTTTATAAAAATAGTGTAAAAAAACTTTACACTAACTTAATTGAAACGGGGGGATATAAATGAAACTATTAGTTATTGGTAGTGGTGGAAGAGAACATGCTATAGCATGGAAACTTTCAAAAAGTAACAAGGTACATAAGATTTATTGCGCTCCGGGTAATGGTGGAACAGCTTTAGAAGAAAAATGTACCAATATAAATTTAAACAGTGTAGATGAATATCTTTCCTTTGCAAAGGAAAATAAAATAGACGTAACAGTAGTTGGACCAGAAGCACCTTTAGTTGAAGGTATAGTTGATACATTTAAAAAAGAAGGATTAAAGATATTTGGACCAGATAAAAAAGGTGCGTTTTTAGAGGGAAGCAAGGCTTTTGCTAAAGAATTCATGAAAAAGTATGGAGTTAAGACTGCTGAATATGAGGCATTTACTGACTTTAAAAAAGCAAGTGAATATATAAAAAACTGTGCCTATCCTGTAGTTATAAAGGCAGATGGCCTTGCAGCTGGAAAAGGCGTAGTTATATGCCAAGAAGAAAAAGATGCTCAAAAAGCCTTAGAAGATTTTATGGTTAAGGATATATTTAAGGGGTCTGGTAAAAAGATAATAATAGAGGAGTTTTTACAAGGTGTAGAAGCCTCTATACTTTCTATAACAGATGGAGAAACTATAATACCTTTTATATCTTCTAAGGATCATAAGCAGATTTATGATGGAGATAAGGGACCGAATACCGGAGGTATGGGTGTTATAGCACCTAATCCATATTGTAGTGATGAAGTGATAAAGGAGTTTACAAAATATGTATTAGAGCCAACGCTTAAGGGAATAAGACAGGAGCATATGGACTATATAGGGATTATATTCTTTGGAATAATGATAACTAAAAAAGGTGTATATCTTTTAGAATATAATGTTAGAATGGGAGATCCAGAAACTCAGGCAGTGCTTTATTTAATGGAATCGGATTTTATGGATATAATAATGGAAGCTTTAAATAAGAATTTATCAAATATGAACATAAAATGGGAAAATAAGCACAGTTGCTGTATAGTAGCTGCTTCAGAAGGTTATCCTTCCTCATATAAAAAAGGGTTCACTATAGAAATAGAAGATAATTTGGAAAGCAAGGTAATAGCAGCAGGTGTAAAGCTACAGGATAATCAATTAATGACTAATGGAGGAAGAGTTCTTTGTGTAGTTGCTAAGGGTGATAGCTTGGAAAGTGCCAGAGAAAAGGCTTATAGAGATATAGAAAAGGTTAAATTTAAGGGGATTTATTATAGAAAAGACATTGGAAAAGCTAATAGTTAAGAGTTGAAAAATATGTGCTTTGTATTATCAAGACTTTGTAAAATTTAAGTGTTGATAGTGCAAAGCACTTTTGTTATATAAGAAATTAGTAGAAGATAAAAATGAATGGCATTTACTTTTGTTGTATATGAAGTTAATAGAAAATAATAATAGGTGTTATTTAATTTTATTATATGTTCAATTGGTAGAAAACAAGAGTGGTATTGTTTACTTTTTATAATATAATGTGTTTTAATATAGGTGTAATCAATGAACTAATGCTCAATGATCAATTAAGTAAAACTTTTTTGTGAATTTTAACAAAATACAAACAAAAGAAATTCCCAAGAAATTTCAATCTATGATTTAAATATTAAATTAATATAGAGAGGAGATATTTTTTTGGAGCAAATAAAGAAGATAAAAAATAAAGATATGTTTAAAAAAATGATATTTGTAGTTTTGATAGTTTCTCTTTCTTCACAAATTTATTTAGATTTAATTATAGCAAATTTTAGAATCTCCTTTGCCATAATACTATTTGGAGTATTTATGTATTCCTTTGATGAGTTAAATTCCATAATAACTGGAGCTTATACTTCTATAGGAGTTTATATTTTAAGAGTAGTTATGCATGCTACTAGGGGAGGTAAAGTTGTAGATGGAATGCAGTTTTATTTCCCAGAAATATTTTTTTATTTTTCTTATGCGGTATTTTTTTATTTTATATTGAAAAAAGTATCTAGAAGGAATATAAACAAAATGTTCATTTATATAGTGTTCAGTGATTTTTTTGCAAATTTCATAGAACTACTTATAAGGGACATAAATAATATTAAACCGCTGTATAACTATGATATTAAATGGACTTTACTTATAGTAGCTGTAGTTAGAACAGTGATTTTGTGGCTTAGCTTAAATTTTATTAAATACTATAAAATGTTATTATTAAAAGAAGAACATGAAAATAGATATAGAAAATTACTACTTATGACTGCTAGATTAAAAACAGAGACTTATTGGATGAAAAAAACCATGGATAGTCTTGAAAAGGTA
The DNA window shown above is from Haloimpatiens massiliensis and carries:
- the purC gene encoding phosphoribosylaminoimidazolesuccinocarboxamide synthase; amino-acid sequence: MENLKFEKKELMYEGKAKKVYSTENDDYVIVNYKDDATAFNGEKKGTIEDKGILNNSISCALFNMLEKNGVETHLVEKLNERDQLCKKVSIVPLEVIVRNVAAGSMAKRLGVEEGTELKTTIYEICYKNDDLGDPLINDYHAVALGLTTFEELDKIYKATEKINNLLKEFFIERGIKLIDFKLEFGRFHDEVLLADEISPDTCRFWDAKTNEKLDKDRFRRDLGNVKGAYEEIMSRIK
- the purF gene encoding amidophosphoribosyltransferase — encoded protein: MEGFNLEEDKLKEECGVFGIYSNEIDEEISHLTYYGLYALQHRGQESCGISVKSGEKIKCYKNTGLVSDVFNKESLQNLKGNISIGHVRYSTAGGGGSINAQPLVSKFKLGSISIAHNGNLVNADVIRELLEETGCTFQTSIDTEVIINLIARSYKKGVERSIVDALKFVKGSYAMLLMAENKLIGARDPNGIRPLCLGKIDEKYVLSSESCALDSIGAEFIRDVEPGEIVIIDEEGVRTIKFAEKTGCATCSFEYIYFARPDSVIDGVNVYESRIKAGEILYKESPVDADVVIGVPDSGVPAAIGYSKASGIPYAMGIIKNKYIGRTFISPTQEMRERDVSVKLNVLKVNVEGKRVIIIDDSIVRGTTSKRLVSILRKAGAKEVHFRVSSPPVKFPCYFGIDTPYREDLIGSCSSLDDIRVRIGADSLEYLSINGLLKSLGKDKGYCLGCFSGEYPLSTPSEDFR
- the purM gene encoding phosphoribosylformylglycinamidine cyclo-ligase, coding for MIDYKSSGVNIKEGYKTVSLIKEYTKRTQSSNVLNGIGSFAGMFQLSGEYKNPVLVSGTDGVGTKLDIAFKMNKYDTVGIDCVAMSVNDILCHGAKPLFFLDYIACGRLESDVAAGLVKGVAEGCMQSECALIGGETAEMPGFYDDGKYDIAGFAVGIVDRDKIIDGSTISEGDILIGIESSGVHSNGYSLVRKAIKDLNEDFQGKKIGDVLLTPTNIYVKTVLGLLKEFNIKGMSHITGGGFYENIPRMFKEDFTAVVDKNSFNVPDIFKHLMSLGVEEKEMFNTFNMGIGFVLCVNKEDEHKIINKINDFGFKAYKIGHVERGGKEVCLK
- the purN gene encoding phosphoribosylglycinamide formyltransferase is translated as MFKIAVLISGGGTNLQSIIDNIENGYLKDCAIEMIISDREGAYGLERGKKNGIKTYYVDRKKHKGKLSDEILKIVDGKVDLIVLAGYLSILKGDIIKKFKNKIINIHPSLIPAFCGNDMYGIKVHERALEYGVKVSGCTVHFVDEGTDTGPIILQKTVPVYGEDTPEELQKRVLVQEHKALPEAIKLISQGNISIHGKKLIVNE
- the purH gene encoding bifunctional phosphoribosylaminoimidazolecarboxamide formyltransferase/IMP cyclohydrolase, whose protein sequence is MLKRALISVFDKSGVLDLAKFLVNRGVEIVSTGGTYRYLKENGIDVIEVNQVTGFDEILDGRVKTLNPYIHGGILAIRDKESHMETIKEKGITPIDMIVVNLYPFFNKVQEDLAFEEKVEFIDIGGPTMLRSAAKNFKDVIVLTKVEDYGKIINEIEENGDVSFQTRKSLAGKVFNLTSAYDAAISNFLLEEEYPEYLSLSYKKMMDLRYGENPHQTSAYYVSTYEKGAMKNFQQLNGKELSYNNIKDMDIAWKTVWEFEEIACCGLKHNSPCGVAIGETVCDAYKKAYSCDPVSIFGGIIAVNRTLDKETAEEIVKIFSEIVIAPDFTEEALEVLKTKKNLRVIKGEQVPKDKVELVKVDGGILVQSADDKLLNETKVVTEKTPTEDEMKDLIFAMKVVKYVKSNAIVVVKDRKAVGIAGGQVNRIWAATQALERGEEGVVLASDAFFPFGDVVEEAAKHNIKAIIQPGGSIKDQASIDECNKNGMSMVFTGMRHFKH
- a CDS encoding DDE-type integrase/transposase/recombinase; the encoded protein is MDSIITYLISYNQYLLKIIYQLLMFICKYIPLKQWAFEDSHSPEYQKFKVDKLPKIVRFEKVDYQLLLAYYKHKYNKLTKPVQRRNGKSVPENILCPKCGAPHQYIYDNNGSRGQYQCKVCGQNFNESNHTTKPIVFSCPYCGQTLSPKKDRKHFRIHKCVNPKCSYYRKNLDKLPKDLSDADKHKYKLHYIYREFTIDFFKMDLHELPSRAINFKYKKFNAHIMGLCLTYHVNLKLSTRQTAHALEEVHGIKISHTMIANYAMTAAAVIKPFVDTFDYNPSNILSADETYIKVKGIKHYVWIIMDACKKSILGYQVSDTRAVGPCILAMRMAFEKFKNFPNKALKFIADGYSAYPLASQQCKLVNGWDFDVTQVIGLTNNDAVSTEFRWVKQVVERLNRTFKSSYRVTCGYGSENGALYGVSLWVAYYNFLRPHPYNYWKPLNEIDILTNAGNMPAKWQLLIYLGQQTILKMQTENSA
- the purD gene encoding phosphoribosylamine--glycine ligase — encoded protein: MKLLVIGSGGREHAIAWKLSKSNKVHKIYCAPGNGGTALEEKCTNINLNSVDEYLSFAKENKIDVTVVGPEAPLVEGIVDTFKKEGLKIFGPDKKGAFLEGSKAFAKEFMKKYGVKTAEYEAFTDFKKASEYIKNCAYPVVIKADGLAAGKGVVICQEEKDAQKALEDFMVKDIFKGSGKKIIIEEFLQGVEASILSITDGETIIPFISSKDHKQIYDGDKGPNTGGMGVIAPNPYCSDEVIKEFTKYVLEPTLKGIRQEHMDYIGIIFFGIMITKKGVYLLEYNVRMGDPETQAVLYLMESDFMDIIMEALNKNLSNMNIKWENKHSCCIVAASEGYPSSYKKGFTIEIEDNLESKVIAAGVKLQDNQLMTNGGRVLCVVAKGDSLESAREKAYRDIEKVKFKGIYYRKDIGKANS
- a CDS encoding ATP-binding protein, yielding MEQIKKIKNKDMFKKMIFVVLIVSLSSQIYLDLIIANFRISFAIILFGVFMYSFDELNSIITGAYTSIGVYILRVVMHATRGGKVVDGMQFYFPEIFFYFSYAVFFYFILKKVSRRNINKMFIYIVFSDFFANFIELLIRDINNIKPLYNYDIKWTLLIVAVVRTVILWLSLNFIKYYKMLLLKEEHENRYRKLLLMTARLKTETYWMKKTMDSLEKVMAEAYDLFEKITLDKERELWASRAVNIAKNVHEIKKEYGIVVRGVEEVTSSPDEGKGMYFKDLINILEISIKNEIKYKEKDIDVKFKIKNNFYTEKHYFLMSIFRNILMNAIEALDEKEKGYILFEQHKEESNYIFVIEDNGCGIKEKDMNYIFSPGYSTKINYGTGVINRGLGLSIVKHIIEGELKGEVTITSKDNEGTAFHISIPKKILEEEEKCE